The window GGCAGCAAGATCAGCGGTTGGGTATCTACCCTGGCCATGCTGCTAAGTACAGCTTGCGCCGTAGTTGTGTTTTCAAAAGTGTGGAACAGCGGCCTATATTATCACCAGCAATATTTGTGGTTCACCATTGGCAGCACACGCATATATGCCGGTTTATTGCTGAATAACCTATCGGTTTTGTTGCTGTTGCTGGTATCGGTAATTGCGCTGCCGGTGCATATTTACGGCACGGCTTATATGAAAGGCGACCCATATTTCGGGCGTTATTTTACCTACCTCAGTTTCTTTTGCTTTAGCATGCTGGCTTTGGTTGTGGCCGATAACCTGGTGTTGGTTTATGCTTTTTGGGAGTTGGTGGGTTTCTCATCCTACCTGCTCATTGGCTTCTGGAACACGCGCGATAGGGCTGTGCAGGCTAATAAAAAAGCTTTTATCATGAACAGGATAGGCGATATCGGCCTGCTGGCCGGTATCATGATCCTGTTCGCGCAATTCCACACGTTCGATCTTGATCAATTATTTGGCAATAATGGCATGGTAATGCAGGCCATTGTTAAAAATGGGGTATGGTTTAGTCCGTTTGGGAGTATGCCTGTGGTTTGGCAGTACATAGCTTGCGGCGGTATTATATTGGCAGTTGCGGCTAAATCGGCACAATTTCCATTGCATACCTGGCTGCCCGATGCAATGGAAGGCCCAACCTCGGTTTCGGCTTTGATACACGCGGCTACCATGGTGGCAGCAGGGGTATTCTTATTGGGACGGTTCTATCCATTTTTCAATAGTAATGAACTAACGGCACTGGCCGTTATCGGTTGTTTTACGGCATTTATGGCGGCAACCATCGCGCTAACGCAAAACGATCTGAAACGCATCCTGGCTTATTCAACCATATCGCAATTGGGCTTCATGGTTATGGCCATGGGTATCGGCGCGTATGGTTCGGGGTTGTTCCACCTGGTAACACACGCATTCTTTAAATGCCTGCTGTTCCTGTCGGCTGGTATCATTATTCACGAGATGCAGCACCTGAAAGACGAATATCAACTGGATATCGACCCACAGAACATCCTTTACATGGGCGGACTGCGTAAAAAGCTGCCGTTAACATTTGTGGTTTGTGTAATAGCCGCGCTGGCCTTGGTAGGTATACCTTTTACTACGGGTTATTTGTCTAAAGATGGCATACTTGTACAGGCCTTTGAGTGGGCAGGCGATAAAAGCTGGGTTTACAGTATAGTGCCCGTATTAGCTTTGCTAAGCGGTGTGCTGACGGCTTTTTATGTTGCACGTTTAATATTCCGGGTGTTTTTTGGCGAATTTGAACAGGAACGTATCAATGCGCAAGTTAAAGCGCATTTTACCGATGGCGGCTGGGCTTATAAATTTCCGCTGATATTCCTGGCGCTGTGCTGCCTGTTCCCGGTATTTTCATTCAACCCGTTTTTTTATGAACATGCCTGGGTATTGAAAGGCTTGGTGGTTACCGATCATTTAGGGCGTATCAATCCTTATCATACCATTATCCCGGTAGGGGTAACTTTAATTAGCATACTCACTATTTATTGGGCGTACAGCATTTATGTTACGCAAAAGCGGAAACTGTTCCCGCAGCATACATTCCTGTTCAAACTATCGTATCACGAGTGGTATATTGATAAATTTTACAATGGTGCTATTGTAAAAGGCGTATTAGCTTTGAGCGACAGGATGTTTTGGTTTGATAAGAACGTTATTGACGGTTTGATACATTTGCTCACTAAAATTACCTTAGCGCTATCGGCCACAGCCAAATGGCTGGATAAATATATTGTAGATGGTTTTTTGCACGGCATAGCGGCAGTTGTAGTGGGCATTAGTAATTTTGTGCGCGGCTTTCAAACCGGCAAGGTGCAGTACTATTTGTTTAGCATGCTCGCAGTAATATTGGCTTTATTTATATTTAAAATACTGATCTGAACCTGATGAATATATTAACTATATTAATATTTATACCTGTGCTGTTTGCCCTGCTGATATGGGTGATGCCATCGGCATGGCGGGGCAGTTTTAAGTTCCTTACGCTAACGGCAACGCTGATACAATTGGGTTTAGCAGTTTGGATATATTGTCATTTTAAAACCGGGGCCAATTTTGGCGGCATTAACCATGAGGGGCAATACCAACTGGTACAAAAGCTATCGTGGATAAACCTGAACCTCGGTCAGTCTAAACTACAGATAGATTATTTTGTGGGGATAGATGGCATTTCATTAGCCATGGTGGTAATGACATCGCTGGTGCTGGTTATAGCGGCGCTATCAGCCTGGGAGATAAAAAGTAACCTGAAAGGCTTTTTTATCCTGTTCCTGATATTGGATATGGCGGTTATCGGCGTTTTCTGCGCGTTGGATTTCTTCTTGTTCTACCTGTTTTATGAACTAATGCTGTTGCCACTCTACTTCCTGATAGGTATGTGGGGCGGGGTACGGCGCGAATATGCGGCTATCAAGTTCTTTCTGTATACGCTGTTCGGTTCGGTATTTATGCTGCTGGTAATGATAGGGTTATACCTCTCAGTACAGGACCCTGCCACGGGCAACCACACGTTTAACATGGTAACCATGATGAACCCGGCCAATTATATTTCCGGTTCTATTTTTGATACCATTAATCATTACACATTATTCGGCATGCACGCCCGTACGCTGGGCTTTATTATCCTGTTTATAGCCTTTGCCATTAAAGTACCCGTAGTGCCATTGCACACCTGGCTGCCCGATGCGCACGTGGAAGCGCCTACACCGGTGTCTATTATATTAGCGGGTATCCTGCTAAAAATTGGTGGTTACGGTATCATTAGGATCTGTACCGGGATATTCCCCGATGTGGCTACTACCGGTGCATTTTGGCTGGGCCTGCTGGGCATTATATCCATTATTTACGGCGCGTTGAATGCCCTGGCCCAACGCGATCTGAAACGTATGATCGCCTATTCATCCGTATCGCACATGGGCTTTGTGCTGCTGGGCATTGCCTCGCAAACGCCCGAGGGTATTGGCGGCGCTATGATGCAAATGGTAAGTCACGGCTTTTTATCGGCCATGCTGTTTTTCCTGGTAGGCGTAATTTACAACCGGGTGCACGATAGGGATATTTACAACTTCCGCGGCTTAAGCGGGTTGATGCCGCGCTATACAGTTTTTGTGATGATCGCCTTTTTCGCATCGTTAGGCTTGCCGGGCTTCTCGGCTTTCGTGGCCGAGGCTTTCTCGCTGGCGGGGGCGTTTAAATCTTTCACCTTTAACGGGCTGATGCCGCAATGGCTGGCCGTGTGCGGTGTGCTGGGGATATTACTAAGCGCCGCTTACTTTTTATGGACGCTGCAGCGGATGTTTTTTGGCAAGGAATTATTAAAAGGCGGCGAAACCTGGCATTTGGCCCTTACCGATTTGAACTGGCGCGAAACCATAACCCTTGTACCGCTGGCTGTGCTGGCCCTGGCTTTAGGTATTATGCCATCGCTGGTGTTTGATAAGATAAACGATTCGGTACTGGCTTTAGTAAGCTTTTTACACGGCTGATAAAAATTTTAATAATGTTTATGGAAAAATATAAGAGAATACATCTTGTAGTTAGAAAGCAGCAATTAGCTGGCTTTATTAACAAGATCGTTTCACTTTATATTCAACCATCATGCTTAACAAATTATTAATGGCCGGGATAATTTTATTCATATCAGCACAGGTAAAAGCTGACGATAGCCAAAAAGTGAGTTCAAAAATTCAGAAAGTAACTATTTTTTTAAACAGCGGGCAAGTAACCCGTACTGCAACAGCAAGCATTAAGCCTGGTACAACCACACTGGTATTTGACCATATTGCGCCGGATATAGATGCACAAAGTGTGCAGGTGCATGCCACAGGCGATTTTACCATCCTGTCGGTTACACCCGAAGTTAACGTAGCGAACGAGCAAACACGGCAAAAAACTATTGATGACCTGCTGGCCCAGCAAAAAGTTATTAAGGATAAAATAGCCGCTCAAACAGATTTAATGAGCATTTACCTTGATGAGGAAAAATTACTGAAAAACCAACTTACTAATAATACCACAAATGCCACAGTTGATATTGTTAAACTAAAACAAGCGCTTGATTTTCAGACAGCCCGCTTAACCGAATTGAAAAAAAATGAAATGCTGGTTACTCAACAAGTTGATGCGCTGAATACCGAGCTGCAAAAGATTAACGCCCTGATAACCACTACTGAAAATAGCGGCAGTAAAAAAAGCAGTAATATTTTGGTAACGGTATCGTCTGTCGGTAATACGGTAGGGCAGTTTACCTTAAGCTACCGCGTTTACCGCGCCAGCTGGACACCTGTTTATAATATCCGTGCTAAAGATGTAAAAAGTCCGGTAACTATTGTATATAAAGCTAAGGTTACCCAGCAAAGCGGTGAGGACTGGAAAGATGTGAAACTCACCTTATCGACAGGTAACCCTAACGTTAATGCCAACAGGCCCGATCTTTCCCCATATTACCTGGATATCCCAAAATATGAAATGGCCCAGGATAAAAGAAGCAATCAATTAAATGAAGTAGTTATAGTGAGGGGGATGGCCACACAAAGCCTTGGAAAGGTATATGGCATGGCATCGGTTCCGGGTGTTACCCAGCAGGAAAACCAAACCGCGACAGAGTTTAATATCAACACGCCTTTTTCGGTAAATGCCGATGGTAAACAAGCTACGGTTGAAATGAACCAGGTAGAACTGCCGGCTAAATACGAATACTACGCGGCGCCCAAAATAAACACCAACGTATTTTTAACCGCCCTGGTAACCGATTGGAACAAGTACAACTTTTTGCCCGGCGATATGAACCTGTTTTTTGAAGGTACTTATATTGGTAAATCATATTTAAATAGCCGTACCGCTAACGATACTTTAAAACTTTCTCTGGGCACTGATAAAAATATTGTAGTAACCCGTACCTTGCAAAAAAATTTAACAGGGAAACAGGGTATCGCATCTAACAGAAAAGAAACCCGCGATTGGCTGATAGAGGTAAAGAACAGGAAATCGCAACCTATAAATTTGTTATTGGAAGACCAGATACCCGTATCCGAAAACACAGATATTGTGGTAGATGCAAAGGAATTATCGGGCGGTAAACTGGATACTAAAACAGGTTTAATTGCCTGGAATTTTACTTTAGCCCCGCTGGATAATAAAAAGGCCGTTTTGAGTTACCAGGTGCGCCTTCCTAAAAATCAACTTATTGCAGTACAATAGATATTAAATGCACGACCTATTACCCTACATATCGTACCAGTTAAATACCGCCATCAGCAGTGTGCACTACTTTATGCCCGAGGTTTACCTGAGCGTGCTGTTTTTACTGGTGCTGATAACCGGCCTGGTTTATACCCGCAGCGCGGCAGCTATATGTCGTGTGGTCTCGGTAGTAGGGATGGTGTGTGTGATATTGCAGGACGGCATCCAATACCTACTGCCTGTAGATGAAATGCGGCCTATGTTTGGCGGAATGCTATTGTTGCACCATACCTCGGTAGTGTTTAAACTGATTATTGACTTTATAAGCCTGCTGCTGCTGCTTTATTTTGCCTGGGACAGGCAGTTGAAGGCCCATAAGAAGGGATTGTCCGATCTTTATGCCATTGTTATAGCCTCAATACTGGGCCTGCACCTAATGGTGATGTCCATCAACCTGCTATCCATCTACCTGGCTATCGAGTTTGTTTCGCTGGCCTCGTACCTGATGGTGGCTTATAAGGCGGAGCAGGGGATAAGCGCAGGGGCAGGCTTAAAGTACGTGCTGTTCGGCGCGGCTTCATCGGCGGTAATGCTGTATGGCATTTCGTTGCTGTATGCCTTCACGGGTTTTACCGATCTGTTTGCCGCGCAATTTGTGCATAATTTATCGGCAGTAAACCCTGTCAGCGTTTCATTTGCGCTGGTGTTAATTTTTGCGGGATTAGGCTTTAAGCTATCTTTTGTACCCATGCATTTTTGGGTACCCGATGTTTACCAGGGCGCCGCTACCCCGGTTACGGCTTACCTGTCTACTTTGCCTAAAATTGCAGCTTTTGCTATGCTGGTAAACTTTGTAAGGCCATTTATAATATCAGGCATATGGACAAGTTTTGATTTCAGGCTGTTCCTTTCAGTAGTAGGATTAATTACCATGGTAGCCGGCAATTTTGCCGCGGTAATGCAAAAGAATATCAAGCGCATGCTGGCGTATAGCAGTATCGGCCATACCGGTTTTGCATTAATGGCCGTAATATGTTTCAGTCCCGATGGTTTGAAGGCCTTATTGTTTTACCTTGCGGTATACAGTGTTGCCAACATAGGCGCGCTGATGCTGGCATCGTACTTCACTAATATTACCGGCGCCGAGAATGTGGACGATTATAAAGGGCTGGGCTTTAAACTGCCGACTGCTTCGGTGTGCTTCGTAATTATCCTTATTTCGTTAACGGGTTTGCCGGTAACCGCCGGTTTTATTGGGAAGGTGCTGGTATTCCAGTCGATATATTGTAGGTACCAGTTAGATCATCAGTTGCTTTACCTGCTGTTGATGGGTACCGGTGCGCTGACCACCGTGGTAGCATTATTCTATTACATTAAAATACCGCTTTATTTATTCCTGCGCAAAACAGATAATAACCACGAATACGTGGTGACCAGCCAAAGCTTGTTGTTTGCGGCGGTTGTTATTTCTTTTCTGCTGGTGTTTATCGGGATATTCCCCGATTATTTGGCTAAATATTTATAAAATACTCCAGGTTTAGCTCCATAAGGTTTTTTAATTCTGTTTGTTTGTCTATTTATTACGGGTGTAATATTACAGTCTGATTTTTTTGTGATTTTTTCAAAAAATA of the Mucilaginibacter boryungensis genome contains:
- a CDS encoding DUF4139 domain-containing protein, coding for MLNKLLMAGIILFISAQVKADDSQKVSSKIQKVTIFLNSGQVTRTATASIKPGTTTLVFDHIAPDIDAQSVQVHATGDFTILSVTPEVNVANEQTRQKTIDDLLAQQKVIKDKIAAQTDLMSIYLDEEKLLKNQLTNNTTNATVDIVKLKQALDFQTARLTELKKNEMLVTQQVDALNTELQKINALITTTENSGSKKSSNILVTVSSVGNTVGQFTLSYRVYRASWTPVYNIRAKDVKSPVTIVYKAKVTQQSGEDWKDVKLTLSTGNPNVNANRPDLSPYYLDIPKYEMAQDKRSNQLNEVVIVRGMATQSLGKVYGMASVPGVTQQENQTATEFNINTPFSVNADGKQATVEMNQVELPAKYEYYAAPKINTNVFLTALVTDWNKYNFLPGDMNLFFEGTYIGKSYLNSRTANDTLKLSLGTDKNIVVTRTLQKNLTGKQGIASNRKETRDWLIEVKNRKSQPINLLLEDQIPVSENTDIVVDAKELSGGKLDTKTGLIAWNFTLAPLDNKKAVLSYQVRLPKNQLIAVQ
- a CDS encoding NADH-quinone oxidoreductase subunit N, producing MHDLLPYISYQLNTAISSVHYFMPEVYLSVLFLLVLITGLVYTRSAAAICRVVSVVGMVCVILQDGIQYLLPVDEMRPMFGGMLLLHHTSVVFKLIIDFISLLLLLYFAWDRQLKAHKKGLSDLYAIVIASILGLHLMVMSINLLSIYLAIEFVSLASYLMVAYKAEQGISAGAGLKYVLFGAASSAVMLYGISLLYAFTGFTDLFAAQFVHNLSAVNPVSVSFALVLIFAGLGFKLSFVPMHFWVPDVYQGAATPVTAYLSTLPKIAAFAMLVNFVRPFIISGIWTSFDFRLFLSVVGLITMVAGNFAAVMQKNIKRMLAYSSIGHTGFALMAVICFSPDGLKALLFYLAVYSVANIGALMLASYFTNITGAENVDDYKGLGFKLPTASVCFVIILISLTGLPVTAGFIGKVLVFQSIYCRYQLDHQLLYLLLMGTGALTTVVALFYYIKIPLYLFLRKTDNNHEYVVTSQSLLFAAVVISFLLVFIGIFPDYLAKYL
- a CDS encoding complex I subunit 4 family protein; protein product: MNILTILIFIPVLFALLIWVMPSAWRGSFKFLTLTATLIQLGLAVWIYCHFKTGANFGGINHEGQYQLVQKLSWINLNLGQSKLQIDYFVGIDGISLAMVVMTSLVLVIAALSAWEIKSNLKGFFILFLILDMAVIGVFCALDFFLFYLFYELMLLPLYFLIGMWGGVRREYAAIKFFLYTLFGSVFMLLVMIGLYLSVQDPATGNHTFNMVTMMNPANYISGSIFDTINHYTLFGMHARTLGFIILFIAFAIKVPVVPLHTWLPDAHVEAPTPVSIILAGILLKIGGYGIIRICTGIFPDVATTGAFWLGLLGIISIIYGALNALAQRDLKRMIAYSSVSHMGFVLLGIASQTPEGIGGAMMQMVSHGFLSAMLFFLVGVIYNRVHDRDIYNFRGLSGLMPRYTVFVMIAFFASLGLPGFSAFVAEAFSLAGAFKSFTFNGLMPQWLAVCGVLGILLSAAYFLWTLQRMFFGKELLKGGETWHLALTDLNWRETITLVPLAVLALALGIMPSLVFDKINDSVLALVSFLHG
- a CDS encoding NADH-quinone oxidoreductase subunit 5 family protein; this translates as MESLLAHQDLQLAGYTLTAVLAPLAAFLLNALVLDKGSKISGWVSTLAMLLSTACAVVVFSKVWNSGLYYHQQYLWFTIGSTRIYAGLLLNNLSVLLLLLVSVIALPVHIYGTAYMKGDPYFGRYFTYLSFFCFSMLALVVADNLVLVYAFWELVGFSSYLLIGFWNTRDRAVQANKKAFIMNRIGDIGLLAGIMILFAQFHTFDLDQLFGNNGMVMQAIVKNGVWFSPFGSMPVVWQYIACGGIILAVAAKSAQFPLHTWLPDAMEGPTSVSALIHAATMVAAGVFLLGRFYPFFNSNELTALAVIGCFTAFMAATIALTQNDLKRILAYSTISQLGFMVMAMGIGAYGSGLFHLVTHAFFKCLLFLSAGIIIHEMQHLKDEYQLDIDPQNILYMGGLRKKLPLTFVVCVIAALALVGIPFTTGYLSKDGILVQAFEWAGDKSWVYSIVPVLALLSGVLTAFYVARLIFRVFFGEFEQERINAQVKAHFTDGGWAYKFPLIFLALCCLFPVFSFNPFFYEHAWVLKGLVVTDHLGRINPYHTIIPVGVTLISILTIYWAYSIYVTQKRKLFPQHTFLFKLSYHEWYIDKFYNGAIVKGVLALSDRMFWFDKNVIDGLIHLLTKITLALSATAKWLDKYIVDGFLHGIAAVVVGISNFVRGFQTGKVQYYLFSMLAVILALFIFKILI